A genome region from Desulfurobacteriaceae bacterium includes the following:
- the trmFO gene encoding FADH(2)-oxidizing methylenetetrahydrofolate--tRNA-(uracil(54)-C(5))-methyltransferase TrmFO, with protein sequence MEKVVNVIGGGLAGVEAAYKIAESGHKVRLFEMRPKKTTPAHKTDKLAELVCSNTLGGKEITTPRGLLKAEMELLNSLIVEAAKRTEVPAGGALAVDREKFAEYITEKIEKHPNIEVIREEVKEIPKEGITIVATGPLTSDDFSNYLREYLGEKELHFYDAISPIVYADTIDYSKCFWGSRYGKGGDDYLNCPMTEEEYERFYNALMEAEKVPLKDFEKACYFEGCMPIEEMAERGKQTLLFGPLKPVGLIDPRTGKRPFAVVQLRKENKEGTLLNLVGFQTKLKYPEQKRVFRLIPGLENAEFARYGSIHRNTFINSPKLLLRTLQLKKNPKVFFAGQITGVEGYPESAATGIIAGLNAVRLLEGKDPIYPPETIMIGALLKYITTADPKSFQPMNANFGLLPPPEKKIKGKRERRGYLAKKAIEETRKWLDSLS encoded by the coding sequence TTGGAAAAGGTAGTAAACGTAATTGGTGGTGGACTTGCAGGAGTAGAAGCCGCTTACAAAATTGCTGAAAGCGGACACAAAGTTAGACTTTTTGAAATGAGACCTAAAAAAACAACTCCTGCCCATAAAACGGATAAACTTGCAGAGCTCGTTTGTTCAAACACCCTCGGTGGAAAGGAGATAACTACTCCAAGAGGACTTCTAAAGGCCGAAATGGAACTTCTAAACTCTTTAATAGTAGAAGCAGCAAAGAGAACAGAAGTTCCAGCTGGTGGAGCTCTAGCAGTTGATAGAGAAAAGTTTGCTGAGTACATAACAGAAAAGATAGAAAAACACCCAAACATAGAAGTTATAAGAGAAGAAGTAAAAGAAATCCCAAAAGAAGGAATTACAATTGTTGCAACAGGTCCTCTAACATCTGACGATTTTTCAAATTACCTAAGAGAATACTTAGGAGAAAAAGAACTTCACTTTTACGATGCTATTTCTCCAATAGTTTATGCAGATACCATTGATTACTCAAAGTGTTTTTGGGGCTCAAGGTACGGAAAAGGGGGAGATGACTATCTCAACTGTCCAATGACAGAAGAAGAATATGAAAGATTCTACAATGCACTTATGGAGGCTGAAAAAGTTCCACTAAAAGACTTTGAAAAAGCCTGTTACTTTGAAGGTTGCATGCCAATAGAAGAAATGGCTGAAAGAGGGAAACAAACACTACTTTTTGGCCCTCTTAAACCTGTTGGATTAATAGATCCACGAACAGGAAAAAGACCTTTCGCTGTTGTTCAGCTGAGGAAAGAAAACAAAGAAGGAACTCTTCTTAATCTTGTTGGCTTTCAAACAAAACTAAAGTATCCTGAACAAAAAAGGGTTTTTAGATTAATTCCCGGACTTGAGAATGCAGAGTTTGCCCGCTATGGAAGTATCCATAGAAACACCTTTATCAATTCTCCAAAACTTCTCTTGAGAACTTTACAGCTTAAGAAAAACCCAAAAGTTTTCTTTGCTGGACAAATTACAGGAGTTGAAGGATACCCTGAATCTGCTGCTACCGGAATAATAGCTGGTTTAAATGCTGTAAGACTTTTAGAAGGAAAAGACCCTATCTATCCTCCCGAAACTATCATGATAGGAGCTTTGTTAAAATACATAACCACAGCAGATCCTAAAAGCTTTCAACCAATGAATGCAAATTTCGGGCTTTTACCACCTCCAGAAAAGAAAATAAAAGGTAAAAGAGAACGAAGAGGATACCTTG